The Candidatus Melainabacteria bacterium DNA segment GAAATACCACTAAAGAGTACTTTAATTGAAACAGATTGTCCTTTTTTAACTCCAGTTCCTTATAGAGGTAAAAGAAACGAGCCAAAATATGTAAGGTTTGTAGCAGAAGAACTTGCAAGGATTCATAATGTAAGTGTAGAAGAAGTAGGAGAAATTACCTCAGAAAATACAAAAAAATTATTTGATATAAGGTAAAAGTGCCAGAAATTAAAATAAATTACAAAGATCTTCCCTCATGTGATGTCCTTGTTGCAGGTGGAGGATCCGCAGGAGTAGCAGCTGCAGTAGGGGCGTTGCATGCAACGCCCCTACAGGTTGTTTTAATTGAAAAAGCAAGTTTCTTAGGTGGAATGGCAACAGGCGCTCTTGTAACACCAATGATGAAAAATATGCCAATGGGAAAAGGATTGTTTTTAGAAGTTTGTAATCGTCTTGCAAAAGCTGGTGGTGGAGCCATCTTTGAAGATGGAAATCCGGGCTGGTTTAATCCGGAGGTTTATAAGATTGTCCTTGACGAAATGTGTGTTGAATCAAATGTTAGGTTGATGTTTGAAAGTCAAATAATTTCCTGTGATGTCTTAAAGGATGAGATAAAAAATATATATTTTTTTAACAAAGGTGGTTTTTTTTCTATCAGCGCTAAAGAATTTATAGACTGTACCGGTGATGGCGATCTTATTGCTTTATCTGGTGTAAGTTATAAAGCAGGTGAAAATAATTACAGACAAGCAATGTCACTTCGTTTTATGATGGCTGGAGTTGACTTAAAGACATTTGCTAACTGGCTAAAAGAAAATGATAAAGCTGGCGATTCGCCAGTTTATTTTTTAAACAATGGAGACATTTTACTTTCAGGTGCACATACTTTTGAAAAAAATTGGACACTAAAACCTTTTTTTGACGAAGCTTTTAAAAATGGTGATTTAAAAAAAGAAGACGCAGCATATTTTCAAATTTTTTCAGTGCCAGACTCACAAGGACTTGTTGCATTTAACTGTCCAAGAATTACGCCAGAAGATAAAATTTTAGATCCAC contains these protein-coding regions:
- a CDS encoding FAD-dependent oxidoreductase — its product is MPEIKINYKDLPSCDVLVAGGGSAGVAAAVGALHATPLQVVLIEKASFLGGMATGALVTPMMKNMPMGKGLFLEVCNRLAKAGGGAIFEDGNPGWFNPEVYKIVLDEMCVESNVRLMFESQIISCDVLKDEIKNIYFFNKGGFFSISAKEFIDCTGDGDLIALSGVSYKAGENNYRQAMSLRFMMAGVDLKTFANWLKENDKAGDSPVYFLNNGDILLSGAHTFEKNWTLKPFFDEAFKNGDLKKEDAAYFQIFSVPDSQGLVAFNCPRITPEDKILDPLNNEDTSWLLVHGRQMIKRQSTFCKKYLPGFKDSYVCQIAPYIGVRESRRLVGQYVLTKEDVLSAKKFKDAIANSNWPIDIHPPVAETRLITPLPQQPPNGDYYQIPLRSLLPKENEIKNLIVAGRCLSADFEAQSSARIQANCWAMGEAAGLLAAKRIKAVR